The following proteins are co-located in the Apium graveolens cultivar Ventura chromosome 5, ASM990537v1, whole genome shotgun sequence genome:
- the LOC141724482 gene encoding thioredoxin domain-containing protein 9 homolog, producing MDNPKVQEILEKQVLTVVKAVEDKIDDEISALDRLDLEDIEVLRERRLQQMKKMAEKRRQWVALGHGEYSEIQAEKEFFSVVKASDRVVCHFYRENWPCKVMDKHLSILAKQHIETRFVKINAEKSPFLTEKLKIVVLPTLALIKKAKVDDYVVGFDELGGTDDFGTEELEDRLAKAQVVILEGESSLKPSKSSAKTRSVRQGTNPDSSDSE from the exons ATGGATAACCCTAAAGTTCAAGAG ATCTTAGAGAAGCAAGTGTTGACGGTAGTGAAAGCGGTGGAAGATAAGATAGACGATGAGATCTCGGCTCTAGATCGTCTCGATCTGGAGGATATCGAGGTTTTGAGAGAGAGGAGGTTACAGCAGATGAAGAAAATGGCGGAGAAGAGGCGACAATGGGTTGCGTTAGGTCATGGCGAGTATTCGGAAATTCAGGCAGAGAAGGAGTTCTTTTCTGTTGTTAAAGCTAGCGATCGTGTTGTTTGCCATTTTTATCGCGAAAATTGGCCTTGCAAG GTAATGGACAAACATTTGAGTATATTGGCCAAGCAGCACATAGAGACGCGTTTTGTGAAAATAAATGCAGAGAAAAGCCCATTTTTGACCGAGAAGCTGAAGATTGTTGTACTTCCAACCCTGGCCCTTATCAAAAAGGCCAAAGTGGATGATTATGTG GTAGGGTTTGATGAACTTGGTGGGACAGATGACTTCGGCACAGAGGAACTCGAAGATAGGCTGGCCAAAGCTCAAGTTGTCATTCTCGAGGGTGAATCATCTTTAAAGCCATCCAAGTCTAGTGCGAAAACCAGAAGTGTCAGACAAGGCACAAATCCAGACTCCTCTGACTCGGAATGA